A genomic stretch from Marinobacter fonticola includes:
- a CDS encoding ABC transporter ATP-binding protein, which translates to MSNAAQTLEGKPLVIDCREITRTYRQGPAELTIFSSISLEVSAGETVAIVGSSGAGKTTLLNLLGGLDKPSSGHISICGVDIHNLREKGRAKFRNRQLGFVYQFHHLLPEFTALENVMMPCALAGESMASARVKAREILERVKLGARLDHKPGELSGGERQRVAIARALVNEPECVLMDEPTGNLDEQTAREVQGLIESLRDQIGIAFVVVTHDIDMAHRLGRVLRLEEGRLVEDA; encoded by the coding sequence ATGAGTAATGCTGCCCAGACTCTCGAAGGCAAGCCCCTGGTCATCGACTGTCGCGAAATTACCCGCACGTACCGTCAGGGGCCGGCGGAGCTCACGATTTTTTCCAGTATTTCCCTCGAGGTTTCCGCTGGCGAGACCGTTGCCATCGTCGGTAGCAGTGGTGCCGGCAAAACGACCCTGCTGAATCTATTGGGCGGCCTCGACAAGCCATCCTCCGGGCATATCTCCATCTGCGGCGTGGATATTCACAACTTGCGTGAAAAGGGGCGGGCCAAGTTTCGTAACCGTCAGCTCGGTTTCGTCTATCAATTTCATCACTTGTTGCCAGAGTTCACAGCATTGGAGAACGTGATGATGCCTTGCGCGTTGGCAGGGGAATCGATGGCGTCTGCACGCGTCAAAGCCCGGGAAATCCTGGAGCGCGTAAAGCTCGGCGCACGGCTGGACCACAAGCCTGGCGAGCTATCCGGGGGAGAGCGTCAGCGGGTGGCCATCGCCCGAGCGCTGGTGAACGAGCCGGAGTGTGTGCTGATGGACGAGCCCACGGGCAACCTCGACGAACAAACCGCGCGGGAGGTCCAGGGTCTGATCGAGTCATTGCGGGACCAGATCGGTATCGCCTTTGTGGTGGTCACTCACGACATTGATATGGCCCACCGTTTGGGCCGCGTTCTCAGACTGGAAGAGGGACGCTTGGTAGAGGATGCCTGA
- a CDS encoding lipoprotein-releasing ABC transporter permease subunit, translating to MFKPLSFSIGLRYTAAKRRNHFISFISLTSILGLMLGVALLIIVLSVMNGFDRELQQRILGMVPHATIQGQSTVDDWQRIDQKATETPDVIAAAPFIQGQGMVTGSGNVHGVMLNGILPDEERQVSIIENHMEQGSLEDLRSGEFGIIVGRLLAASLRLQIGDKVTVVLPEASITPAGVLPRLKRFTVKGIFSVGAELDGSYTLIHMDDAAKLMRTGGKAQGVRLLVDDLFKAPRVAEKVARGLGGRYYVSDWTRTHGNLFQAIRMEKTMIGLLLMFIVAVAAFNVVSTLVMVVTDKTADIAILRTMGATPGRIMRIFIVQGAIIGVSGVLVGTILGILGAENISAIISWVEGVLGITFLSPDVYFISYLPSQLQWNDVFIISGSGLVMALLATIYPAWRASRVDPAEALRYE from the coding sequence ATGTTCAAGCCCTTATCTTTTTCCATTGGACTGCGTTATACCGCAGCCAAACGGCGCAATCATTTTATTTCATTTATTTCCCTGACCTCGATCTTGGGGCTCATGCTGGGCGTGGCCCTGCTGATCATCGTGCTATCGGTTATGAACGGTTTCGATCGCGAGCTGCAGCAGCGCATTCTGGGTATGGTGCCCCATGCGACCATTCAAGGCCAAAGCACGGTTGACGATTGGCAGCGTATCGATCAAAAGGCGACGGAAACGCCTGACGTTATTGCCGCTGCGCCTTTTATTCAGGGACAGGGAATGGTGACCGGTTCCGGCAACGTCCACGGCGTGATGCTCAACGGTATTCTGCCGGACGAAGAGCGTCAGGTATCTATCATCGAAAACCACATGGAACAAGGCTCGCTGGAGGACCTGCGTTCTGGCGAATTCGGTATTATCGTGGGGCGGCTGCTCGCGGCCAGCCTGCGGTTGCAGATCGGCGACAAGGTCACGGTGGTGCTGCCGGAAGCGTCGATCACGCCGGCGGGTGTATTGCCGCGGCTGAAGCGTTTCACCGTTAAGGGGATTTTCAGCGTCGGTGCCGAACTCGATGGTAGCTATACGCTGATCCACATGGACGATGCCGCTAAATTGATGCGTACGGGCGGCAAGGCCCAGGGAGTGCGCCTGTTGGTCGACGACTTGTTCAAAGCGCCGCGGGTGGCCGAAAAGGTGGCGCGTGGGCTGGGCGGTCGCTATTACGTGTCAGACTGGACGCGTACCCACGGCAACTTGTTCCAGGCGATACGCATGGAAAAGACCATGATAGGTCTGCTGTTGATGTTTATCGTGGCGGTGGCGGCCTTTAACGTCGTATCCACGCTCGTCATGGTGGTTACCGACAAAACTGCGGACATTGCGATCCTGCGTACGATGGGCGCAACGCCCGGACGCATCATGCGGATTTTCATCGTTCAGGGCGCGATTATCGGGGTTTCGGGTGTGCTTGTGGGCACTATCCTCGGCATTCTGGGCGCGGAAAACATCAGTGCAATTATCAGTTGGGTCGAGGGCGTATTGGGAATAACGTTCCTCAGTCCCGATGTCTATTTCATCAGCTATCTGCCTTCCCAGCTCCAATGGAACGATGTCTTCATCATCAGCGGTTCGGGTCTGGTTATGGCCCTGCTTGCAACCATCTATCCGGCATGGCGAGCATCCCGTGTCGATCCGGCGGAGGCCCTGCGTTATGAGTAA
- a CDS encoding PilZ domain-containing protein — protein MVPNPTEDRRDYFRIHDRIGLEFQPIDDSKAGFPGDPFDDHELAPLHDELRRIDQDVRNQLASLAERDRLLANLMKSFNTKVDTLARIMAFEQNPLQPNQWYEATVSEGGIAFPSDDDKLCVGSHLALRLTLPPELFRPQGTAEIVSISEGADNRRWLHTEFRALDDADRQQIARHIMRWQIRQRQRESGDNSVTDTR, from the coding sequence ATGGTTCCGAACCCCACTGAAGACCGGCGTGATTATTTCAGGATCCACGACAGAATCGGTCTTGAATTCCAGCCAATCGACGACAGCAAGGCTGGTTTCCCCGGCGATCCGTTTGACGACCACGAGCTGGCGCCACTCCACGACGAACTGAGACGCATCGATCAGGATGTCCGCAACCAACTGGCAAGTCTGGCCGAGAGAGACCGCCTACTCGCCAACCTGATGAAATCCTTTAACACCAAGGTCGACACTTTGGCGCGCATTATGGCCTTTGAGCAAAATCCGTTGCAACCGAACCAGTGGTATGAAGCCACCGTCAGTGAAGGCGGGATTGCCTTCCCCAGCGACGACGACAAGCTGTGCGTCGGAAGCCACCTCGCCCTACGCTTGACCTTGCCACCCGAGCTTTTCCGTCCGCAAGGTACCGCCGAAATTGTGTCCATCAGCGAAGGCGCCGACAATCGACGCTGGTTGCATACCGAATTCCGTGCCCTCGATGACGCCGACCGGCAGCAGATCGCTCGCCATATCATGCGCTGGCAGATTCGCCAGCGCCAGCGCGAGAGCGGTGACAATTCCGTTACGGATACCCGCTAA
- a CDS encoding phosphodiesterase, which produces MKTQKKAENRTLRPSFFQRMGCALLMGGLMMTGAWSVHADELRTPVMQQGAERDSVSLPRHGQTQDQVRTSFGQPQGIKGPVGQPPITQWLYNDFVVYFEYDHVVHAVMKPESR; this is translated from the coding sequence ATGAAAACTCAAAAAAAGGCTGAAAACCGCACGCTTCGACCGTCCTTTTTTCAGCGAATGGGCTGCGCGCTGCTGATGGGTGGTTTGATGATGACCGGCGCATGGTCTGTCCATGCCGACGAACTCCGAACGCCGGTGATGCAACAAGGCGCCGAGCGCGACTCGGTGTCCCTGCCGCGCCACGGCCAAACCCAGGATCAGGTGCGCACATCGTTCGGCCAACCCCAGGGTATCAAGGGCCCCGTGGGCCAGCCACCGATAACGCAGTGGCTCTACAACGATTTTGTCGTCTATTTCGAGTACGACCACGTAGTTCATGCAGTAATGAAGCCCGAATCACGCTGA
- a CDS encoding agmatine deiminase family protein, with translation MPAEWAPQSAVMLTWPHGGTDWLDSLGDVERVFETIARAVLRFEHLLLSCEDASRLTTLTASLNQWADNGGYPGRVYSVNAPANDTWARDHGPIAIDAAGQTELLDFRFNAWGDKFAWDKDDALNRHLHEAGAFGSTQLTTVDLVLEGGSIESDGMGTILTTSECLLATTRNPGFDRAEIESKLKETLGAERVLWLNHGYLAGDDTDSHIDTLARFCAPDHICYVRCNDEGDEHYAALRAMEAELEQFRRADDTPYRLTALPWPDPCYGEEGERLPATYANFLIINGAVLFPVYDVPQDDEAVRIAGTLFPDREIVPIDCRPLIHQHGSLHCVTMQLPTGVVNP, from the coding sequence ATGCCTGCTGAATGGGCGCCGCAAAGCGCAGTCATGTTGACCTGGCCTCACGGGGGGACCGACTGGCTGGATAGCCTCGGCGACGTGGAACGGGTTTTCGAAACAATCGCTCGGGCTGTGCTGCGCTTCGAACATCTGCTTCTAAGCTGCGAGGATGCCAGCCGGTTAACAACGCTGACGGCATCCCTCAACCAATGGGCGGATAACGGCGGCTATCCCGGCCGCGTCTACAGCGTCAACGCCCCGGCTAACGATACCTGGGCCCGTGACCATGGCCCGATTGCCATCGACGCTGCCGGCCAAACTGAGCTGCTGGATTTTCGTTTCAATGCGTGGGGCGACAAGTTTGCCTGGGACAAGGACGATGCCTTGAACCGCCATCTCCACGAAGCCGGAGCCTTCGGCAGCACGCAACTGACGACGGTAGACCTCGTTCTGGAAGGTGGATCGATCGAATCCGACGGAATGGGCACCATTCTGACCACCAGCGAGTGCCTGCTTGCGACAACTCGAAACCCCGGCTTTGACCGTGCCGAGATCGAAAGCAAGCTGAAAGAAACCCTAGGGGCCGAGCGTGTGCTCTGGCTCAACCACGGATACCTGGCCGGCGACGATACCGATAGCCATATCGATACCTTGGCCCGCTTTTGCGCGCCTGACCACATCTGCTACGTGCGCTGCAATGACGAAGGCGATGAGCATTACGCTGCCCTGCGCGCCATGGAAGCCGAGCTCGAGCAATTTAGACGCGCCGACGACACGCCCTACCGCCTGACAGCACTGCCCTGGCCCGATCCCTGTTACGGTGAAGAGGGTGAGCGTCTGCCGGCTACCTATGCCAATTTCCTGATCATCAATGGCGCCGTGCTTTTTCCGGTTTACGACGTACCCCAGGACGACGAAGCTGTCCGCATTGCCGGCACCCTCTTTCCCGACCGGGAAATCGTACCCATCGATTGCCGCCCTCTCATCCACCAGCACGGCAGCCTGCATTGCGTGACCATGCAGCTGCCCACGGGGGTTGTTAACCCATGA
- a CDS encoding carbon-nitrogen hydrolase — protein MSDKRELKVAAIQQTCSHDKSVSLATSERLVREAAGNGAQLIVLQELHATLYFCQTEDVAVFELAEPIPGPTSEHLSALAKELGVVLVGSIFERRMNGVYHNTAVVFETDGTLAGLYRKMHIPDDPGFYEKFYFTPGDATFNSGENGFTPVRTSVGTLGLLVCWDQWYPEAARLMALAGAELLIYPTAIGWDVTDEPDEQARQLEAWVTVQRGHAVANNLPVIAPNRVGTEPHPEGIGEGIRFWGNSFVCGPQGEFLARANDADEGVLYATIDRDRSENIRRIWPHFRDRRIDAYGEILRRVRD, from the coding sequence ATGAGCGATAAGCGCGAACTCAAGGTTGCCGCTATCCAGCAGACCTGTAGCCACGATAAATCCGTCAGTCTGGCCACCTCTGAACGGCTGGTCCGCGAAGCAGCGGGCAACGGCGCGCAGTTGATTGTCCTGCAGGAACTGCACGCCACGCTCTATTTTTGCCAAACCGAGGACGTCGCCGTATTCGAACTGGCCGAACCGATTCCCGGGCCCACCTCGGAACACCTGAGCGCGCTGGCCAAAGAGCTTGGGGTCGTGCTGGTGGGTTCGATTTTCGAGCGTCGCATGAACGGCGTATACCACAATACCGCGGTCGTTTTCGAAACGGACGGAACCCTGGCCGGCCTCTACCGCAAAATGCACATCCCGGACGACCCGGGCTTCTACGAGAAATTCTACTTCACGCCGGGAGATGCCACGTTCAACAGTGGAGAAAACGGTTTCACCCCGGTCCGAACTTCGGTCGGCACCCTCGGCTTACTGGTGTGCTGGGACCAATGGTACCCCGAGGCAGCCCGGCTAATGGCTCTGGCCGGCGCTGAATTGCTGATTTATCCCACCGCTATCGGCTGGGACGTCACCGACGAGCCCGACGAACAGGCCCGTCAACTTGAAGCTTGGGTAACCGTTCAACGGGGGCACGCCGTCGCGAACAACTTGCCGGTCATTGCACCCAACCGGGTCGGTACCGAGCCGCACCCCGAAGGCATTGGCGAAGGCATTCGCTTTTGGGGAAACAGCTTCGTGTGCGGTCCGCAGGGGGAGTTCCTGGCGCGCGCCAACGACGCCGACGAAGGCGTACTCTACGCCACTATCGACCGCGACCGCAGCGAGAACATCCGCCGTATCTGGCCGCACTTCCGTGATCGCCGGATTGATGCCTACGGTGAAATACTGCGCCGGGTCAGGGACTGA
- a CDS encoding AAA family ATPase: MKKLIDATVERLNAILLGKDHQVRLAVCCLLARGHLLIEDIPGMGKTTLSHAIARIMDLSYTRIQFTNDLLPADVLGFSMYDKEAGSLIFHPGPIFSEVVLADEINRASPRTQSALLEAMEERQVSIEGETRPLPSTFFVIATQNPLEQGGTYPLPESQLDRFLMRIELGYPDPRAERELLEGTDRRSLIQALSPLVSSDDLQALQQSVERVSTSAALLDYVQRLLQQSRRMPGVLYGLSPRAGLGLIRAAKAWALMDGRHHVLPDDIQAVLPPVARHRLEQGETRQSLQRVQLLLEQVSVLA, translated from the coding sequence ATGAAAAAGTTGATCGACGCCACGGTTGAACGGCTCAACGCGATCCTTCTCGGCAAGGATCACCAGGTTCGCCTTGCAGTGTGCTGTTTGCTGGCCCGAGGCCACCTGTTGATTGAAGATATTCCCGGCATGGGCAAGACCACCTTATCCCACGCCATTGCCCGGATCATGGATCTAAGCTACACGCGCATTCAGTTTACCAACGACCTGCTTCCAGCCGACGTGCTGGGTTTTTCCATGTACGACAAAGAGGCCGGCAGTCTGATCTTCCATCCTGGGCCCATTTTTTCCGAGGTTGTGCTGGCCGATGAAATCAATCGCGCCTCTCCCCGCACGCAGAGCGCGTTGCTGGAAGCCATGGAAGAACGACAGGTGTCGATCGAAGGCGAAACCCGCCCGTTGCCCTCGACGTTTTTCGTCATCGCCACCCAGAATCCGCTGGAACAGGGCGGTACCTATCCCCTGCCGGAATCCCAGCTTGACCGTTTCCTGATGCGCATCGAACTCGGTTATCCCGACCCTCGGGCGGAGCGGGAATTGCTGGAAGGCACCGATCGACGCAGCCTGATACAGGCACTCAGCCCGCTGGTCAGCAGCGACGACCTGCAAGCACTGCAGCAAAGTGTCGAGCGAGTCAGCACCAGCGCTGCCCTGCTCGACTATGTGCAACGCCTACTGCAACAGAGCCGGCGTATGCCTGGCGTCCTCTATGGTCTGTCACCTCGCGCCGGTTTGGGGCTAATCAGAGCAGCCAAAGCTTGGGCATTAATGGATGGCAGGCATCATGTCCTACCGGACGATATACAGGCGGTACTGCCGCCGGTAGCACGCCACCGGCTGGAGCAAGGCGAAACGCGCCAAAGTCTGCAGCGCGTCCAGCTTCTGCTGGAACAGGTTTCGGTTCTGGCCTAG
- the trxB gene encoding thioredoxin-disulfide reductase, protein MSEVKHSRLIILGSGPAGYTAAVYAARANLKPTLITGIEVGGQLTTTTDVDNWPGDNDGVQGPELMQRMLKHAERFETSIVYDTINEADLNQRPFRLKGDSGEYTCDALIIATGASAMYLGLESEEKFKGQGVSACATCDGFFYRKQKVAVIGGGNTAVEEALYLSNIADEVTLVHRRDKLRAEKILQDKLFEKEKNGNVKILWDHTLDEVLGDATGVTGMRARSTKSDETRDLDLAGVFIAIGHKPNTGLFEGQLDMDNGYIRIRSGLEGMVTQSSVPGVFAAGDVADHVYRQAVTSAGFGCMAALDAERFLDQLSD, encoded by the coding sequence ATGAGCGAAGTCAAACACTCCCGACTGATCATCCTGGGTTCCGGGCCCGCTGGCTACACCGCTGCGGTCTATGCTGCCCGTGCAAATCTGAAGCCGACACTGATCACCGGCATCGAAGTTGGCGGCCAGCTCACAACCACCACGGACGTGGACAACTGGCCTGGCGACAACGATGGCGTGCAGGGCCCGGAGCTGATGCAGCGGATGCTGAAACACGCGGAGCGTTTCGAGACTTCAATCGTCTACGACACCATCAACGAAGCCGATCTAAACCAACGCCCCTTTCGTCTTAAGGGCGACAGCGGCGAGTACACCTGCGATGCACTGATCATTGCCACCGGCGCATCGGCGATGTACCTGGGGCTGGAATCCGAGGAAAAGTTCAAGGGCCAAGGCGTTTCTGCCTGCGCCACCTGCGACGGCTTTTTCTATCGCAAACAGAAAGTCGCGGTCATTGGCGGCGGCAACACAGCCGTCGAGGAAGCGCTATATCTGTCCAACATCGCCGACGAAGTCACGCTGGTGCACCGCCGGGATAAACTGCGCGCCGAAAAGATCCTGCAAGACAAACTGTTCGAGAAGGAGAAAAACGGCAACGTTAAAATTCTCTGGGATCACACCCTGGACGAGGTGCTCGGCGATGCGACCGGCGTGACCGGGATGCGGGCACGGAGCACCAAGTCCGACGAAACCCGCGACCTTGATCTGGCCGGGGTCTTCATTGCCATCGGTCACAAGCCCAATACCGGCCTATTCGAGGGTCAGCTGGATATGGACAACGGCTACATCCGCATTCGGTCAGGGCTTGAGGGCATGGTAACCCAGAGTAGCGTTCCTGGCGTATTCGCGGCCGGTGACGTTGCCGACCACGTGTACCGGCAAGCCGTAACTTCCGCCGGCTTCGGCTGCATGGCAGCGTTGGATGCCGAACGTTTCCTGGATCAGCTTTCAGACTAA
- the aat gene encoding leucyl/phenylalanyl-tRNA--protein transferase, whose amino-acid sequence MTSLPWLDPDELWFPSPEEALEEPDGLLAIGGDLAPERLELAYRNGIFPWFSEEQPILWWSPNPRCVLFPGEVHISRRLKRTLNQGQFKITIDRDFAGVIRGCAEVREEGTWITNEMEQAYRKLHRRGNAHSFEAWNSEGQLVAGLYGVGIGCCFFGESMFTREDNASKVVFAHVALQLERWGYAMMDCQVENGHLISLGARCIPRSQFLTILWNNIDKTPRHRSWTMDLSWSGSDVE is encoded by the coding sequence ATGACCTCTTTGCCCTGGCTTGATCCCGACGAACTCTGGTTTCCCTCGCCTGAGGAGGCACTGGAGGAGCCGGACGGCTTGCTCGCGATCGGTGGAGACCTAGCCCCCGAACGCCTCGAATTGGCGTATCGCAACGGAATATTCCCATGGTTTAGCGAGGAACAACCGATCCTCTGGTGGTCCCCTAACCCCCGCTGTGTGCTGTTTCCGGGCGAAGTTCATATTTCCCGGCGCCTAAAGCGCACGTTGAATCAGGGTCAATTCAAGATCACCATCGACCGGGATTTCGCCGGTGTGATTCGCGGGTGCGCCGAAGTACGCGAGGAAGGCACCTGGATTACCAATGAAATGGAGCAGGCGTACCGCAAGCTTCACCGCCGCGGTAACGCCCATTCTTTCGAAGCCTGGAATAGCGAGGGCCAGCTGGTGGCCGGGCTCTATGGTGTGGGTATCGGCTGCTGTTTTTTTGGCGAATCGATGTTCACCCGGGAGGATAATGCCTCCAAAGTGGTTTTCGCCCACGTCGCCCTCCAGCTCGAGCGCTGGGGTTATGCCATGATGGACTGCCAAGTGGAAAACGGCCACTTGATCAGCCTCGGTGCACGATGTATTCCTCGCTCCCAATTTTTAACTATACTGTGGAATAACATCGATAAAACGCCCAGACACCGCTCCTGGACAATGGATCTTTCCTGGTCCGGCAGCGACGTTGAGTGA
- a CDS encoding arginyltransferase produces the protein MSSLKTLVFFATPPHDCSYLPDREATTMFVDPRAHVDKRLYSQLTALGFRRSGSHYYRPHCETCNACIPVRLNAEKFIPNRSQRRVWKRNDDLSFRVSPARFQENYYQLYARYIEERHFDGDMYPPSREQFTSFLVEGANQSEFLEMWHDERLIGLAVVDALDDGLSAIYTLFDPDEDERGLGTLAILWQIEEAKRRRLPYLYLGYWIRECRKMNYKARFKPLEALIGGHWQQLIASG, from the coding sequence ATGAGCAGCCTCAAAACGCTGGTTTTCTTCGCCACACCACCGCACGACTGCAGCTATCTGCCAGACCGCGAGGCGACCACCATGTTCGTGGACCCACGAGCGCATGTGGACAAGCGCCTCTACAGTCAGCTCACAGCGCTCGGTTTCCGGCGCAGCGGATCTCACTACTACCGTCCCCACTGCGAAACCTGTAACGCCTGCATTCCAGTAAGACTGAATGCGGAAAAATTCATCCCCAACCGGTCGCAGCGGCGGGTCTGGAAACGTAACGACGACTTGTCGTTCCGGGTCTCTCCGGCACGCTTCCAGGAAAACTACTATCAGCTTTATGCCCGTTATATCGAAGAGCGCCACTTCGACGGCGATATGTACCCGCCTTCCCGGGAACAGTTCACTTCATTCCTCGTAGAGGGCGCCAACCAAAGTGAGTTCCTCGAAATGTGGCACGACGAACGGCTTATCGGCCTTGCGGTGGTAGACGCTCTGGATGACGGCCTATCAGCCATCTACACGCTATTCGATCCGGACGAGGATGAGCGTGGTCTTGGCACGCTGGCCATTCTTTGGCAAATTGAGGAGGCCAAGCGGCGTAGACTTCCTTATCTTTACCTGGGTTACTGGATCCGTGAGTGCCGCAAGATGAACTACAAGGCTCGCTTCAAACCCCTCGAAGCCCTAATTGGCGGCCACTGGCAGCAACTTATCGCCAGCGGTTAG
- the infA gene encoding translation initiation factor IF-1, whose amino-acid sequence MAKADVIEMEGVIVDTLPNTMFRVELANGHVVTAHISGKMRKNYIRILTGDKVKVELTPYDLSKGRIVYRAR is encoded by the coding sequence ATGGCAAAAGCTGATGTCATTGAAATGGAAGGCGTCATTGTCGATACCCTTCCGAACACCATGTTCCGCGTCGAGCTGGCCAACGGCCATGTCGTTACCGCACACATCTCTGGCAAGATGCGCAAGAACTACATTCGCATCCTGACTGGCGACAAGGTCAAGGTTGAGCTGACTCCCTACGACCTGAGCAAGGGCCGCATCGTTTATCGCGCCCGTTAA